The following are encoded in a window of Lacinutrix sp. WUR7 genomic DNA:
- a CDS encoding efflux transporter outer membrane subunit, with protein MKTIIKHRNFSKGALLLMVALTLQSCFVAQDYARPELNSETEGLYRTDNLPTDSISIADVSWKTLFTDTYLQQYIEEGLQNNMDVRIALQQIVAAEAYAKQGKAGYLPTLNVGANYTRQEFSENSQFGSIFSGGTDTYDITANLSWEADLWGKIRSGKRATQAAYLQSVAGHQLVKTQLISSIANTYYNLLALDAQLEVTKQTIATRESGVETIKALKDAGQVTQVAVDQNIAQYNRAKALEVDIETAIFKTENTLSILLGKSPQDFERSSLDIQKIEEDITLGVPATLLSNRPDVMAAEYGLIQSFELTNVANSNLYPSLTLTASGGLQSLELDKLLNVNSLFATVVGGLTQPLLNQRKLKTQKEVAIAQQEQALLQFKKTLLVAGNEVSNALFSYESEIKKFEFRKNEVEALRTAEANSEELLKNGYANYLDLLTARQSALSAELNIIDSQLQQLVSIVDLYEALGGGWR; from the coding sequence ATGAAAACCATTATAAAACATAGAAATTTTAGTAAAGGTGCTTTATTACTAATGGTTGCGTTAACATTACAAAGTTGTTTTGTAGCGCAAGATTATGCACGACCAGAATTAAATTCAGAAACGGAAGGACTTTACAGAACCGATAATTTACCAACAGACAGCATTTCTATTGCAGATGTATCTTGGAAAACCTTATTTACAGATACATACTTGCAACAGTATATAGAAGAAGGTCTACAAAATAACATGGATGTGCGTATTGCTCTACAACAAATAGTAGCTGCCGAAGCCTATGCAAAACAAGGAAAAGCAGGGTATTTGCCAACCTTAAATGTAGGTGCTAATTATACCCGTCAAGAATTTTCTGAAAACAGTCAGTTCGGATCCATATTTAGTGGTGGTACAGATACGTATGATATTACAGCAAACCTATCTTGGGAAGCAGATCTTTGGGGAAAAATAAGAAGTGGTAAACGAGCTACACAGGCAGCATATTTGCAAAGTGTTGCAGGACATCAATTGGTGAAAACACAATTGATTTCTAGCATTGCAAATACCTATTACAACTTATTGGCTTTAGATGCACAGTTAGAAGTAACCAAGCAAACCATTGCAACTAGAGAAAGTGGTGTAGAAACCATTAAAGCGCTTAAAGATGCTGGACAAGTAACACAAGTTGCCGTAGACCAAAATATAGCCCAATACAATAGAGCAAAAGCTTTAGAGGTAGATATTGAAACGGCTATTTTTAAAACAGAAAATACACTTAGTATTTTGTTAGGCAAATCTCCACAAGACTTTGAAAGAAGTAGTTTAGATATTCAGAAAATAGAAGAAGATATCACACTTGGTGTGCCAGCAACATTACTTAGTAATAGACCAGATGTTATGGCTGCAGAGTATGGTTTAATCCAATCTTTTGAATTAACTAATGTAGCGAATAGTAATTTATATCCATCACTAACATTAACTGCTTCGGGAGGATTGCAAAGTTTAGAATTAGATAAGTTATTAAACGTGAATTCTTTATTTGCGACAGTAGTTGGAGGTTTAACACAACCGCTTTTAAACCAAAGAAAACTTAAAACGCAAAAGGAAGTTGCCATAGCGCAACAAGAACAAGCGTTACTGCAGTTTAAAAAGACATTATTAGTTGCAGGAAACGAAGTGTCTAATGCATTGTTTTCTTATGAATCGGAAATCAAAAAATTTGAATTTAGAAAAAACGAAGTGGAAGCTCTAAGAACGGCAGAAGCAAACTCAGAAGAGTTACTTAAAAACGGTTACGCTAATTATTTAGATTTATTAACCGCAAGACAAAGTGCTTTAAGTGCAGAGCTTAATATTATAGATAGCCAATTACAACAATTAGTGTCTATTGTAGATTTATACGAAGCTCTTGGTGGCGGATGGAGATAA
- a CDS encoding efflux RND transporter permease subunit, whose protein sequence is MLKTFIERPVLSTVISIIIVMLGVISITSLPIEEYPDIAPPTIKVTANYTGANAETVLESVIVPIEEQINGVEGMTYITSTASNTGTAEITVYFDQEIDADIAAVNVQNRVSRATPLLPQEVIQTGITTQKQETSALMFISMYSESENYDATFIQNYLKINVIPAMQRISGVGDVSVFSQQDYAMRIWLNPEKLASYNLIPSDISAALAEQNLEAAAGSLGQNNGESFSYTLTYSGRFKNESQYSDIVIKALGNGEFLRLKDVATIELDAQSYASNAMSMGNPAVFMGIFQTKGSNAQEIIENIKVTLEQVKADLPEGLDVFVPYDTSLFLNASIEKVISTLLEAFLLVFLVVFIFLQDFRSTLIPAIAVPVSIIGTFFFLNVFGYSINLLTLFALVLAIGIVVDDAIVVVEAVHAKLDEGEKDPKKATLTAMNEISGAIISITLVMAAVFIPVTFVTGPTGVFYEQFGVTLIIAILISAVNALTLSPALCALLLKGHKEDEDLKGKGPLKRFYTLFNRGFNATVDRYGKSLQFLYKRKFISVLLLIIAVVGIYWAATTTPTGFVPNEDRGIIFANIELPPGASLDRTDAVARKLYDKVESIEGIVAVNFIKGRSLISGAGSNFGFGIIKLEDWADRTDPSLSAQAITGKLFGIAATIPDANIIFFSPPSIRGFGNSSGFEINLLDKFGGEFTELDKANKAFSMALMSHPEIKYATSSFNTNYPQYEMEVNVPLAKEKGVSVTSIFSTLQGYIGGIYASDFSKFGKQFRVYIQALPEDRADENALNSMYVRTDSGEMTPITQFVTLKRVYGPQSVTRFNLFNSTTITGATNDGFSTGDAIRVIEEEVAKLPSNYSVAYSGLTREEVNAGNQTTFIFILSILFVYFLLSAQYESYLLPFAVVFSLPFGVFGAYISTKFLGLENNIYFQIALIMLIGLLAKNAILIVEFALARRKNGETIVDAAIHGAKSRLRPILMTSFAFILGLMPLALAKGVGSEGNNSIGSGAAGGMLIGTILGVFVIPILFILFQWLQEKVSGKPTVQTIEE, encoded by the coding sequence ATGTTAAAAACATTTATTGAAAGACCAGTGCTTTCAACAGTAATCTCTATTATCATAGTTATGCTAGGTGTTATTAGTATCACTAGCTTACCAATAGAAGAATACCCAGATATTGCACCACCAACCATTAAGGTGACCGCAAATTATACAGGAGCAAACGCCGAAACGGTTTTAGAGAGTGTTATTGTTCCTATTGAAGAACAAATTAATGGTGTAGAAGGGATGACGTACATTACTTCTACAGCTTCTAATACCGGAACCGCAGAAATTACAGTATATTTTGATCAAGAAATTGATGCAGATATTGCTGCTGTAAACGTGCAAAACCGTGTGTCTAGAGCTACCCCTTTATTACCACAAGAGGTAATTCAAACAGGTATTACCACACAAAAACAAGAAACGAGTGCATTGATGTTTATTTCAATGTATTCGGAAAGTGAAAATTACGACGCTACATTTATTCAGAATTACTTAAAAATTAATGTGATTCCAGCGATGCAACGTATTAGTGGTGTTGGTGATGTTAGTGTATTCTCACAACAGGATTATGCCATGCGTATTTGGTTAAATCCAGAAAAATTAGCTTCCTATAATTTAATTCCTTCCGATATTTCAGCGGCTTTAGCAGAACAAAATTTAGAAGCTGCAGCTGGATCTTTAGGTCAGAATAACGGAGAGTCTTTCTCTTATACTTTAACCTATAGCGGTCGTTTTAAAAATGAAAGTCAATACAGTGACATCGTAATTAAAGCCTTAGGTAATGGAGAGTTTTTACGCTTAAAAGATGTTGCTACTATTGAATTAGATGCACAATCGTATGCATCGAATGCGATGAGTATGGGGAATCCTGCAGTTTTTATGGGGATTTTTCAAACGAAAGGTTCTAATGCACAAGAAATTATTGAAAACATAAAAGTAACCTTAGAACAGGTAAAAGCAGACCTTCCGGAAGGCTTAGATGTGTTTGTACCTTATGATACTAGTTTGTTTTTAAATGCGTCTATTGAAAAAGTAATAAGTACTTTATTAGAAGCCTTTTTATTAGTATTCTTAGTAGTGTTTATCTTCTTACAAGATTTCCGTTCTACGTTAATTCCTGCAATTGCAGTTCCAGTTTCTATTATTGGTACTTTCTTTTTCTTGAATGTTTTTGGATACTCTATAAACCTTTTAACGCTATTCGCGCTAGTGCTCGCTATTGGTATTGTGGTAGATGATGCCATTGTAGTTGTAGAGGCGGTGCACGCCAAACTAGATGAAGGCGAAAAGGATCCTAAAAAAGCAACACTAACAGCTATGAATGAAATTTCTGGTGCTATTATCTCTATTACTTTGGTAATGGCAGCAGTATTTATTCCTGTAACCTTTGTAACGGGTCCAACAGGAGTATTTTATGAGCAGTTTGGTGTGACCTTAATTATTGCGATTTTAATATCAGCCGTAAACGCCTTAACCTTGAGTCCAGCATTATGTGCTTTGTTATTAAAAGGACATAAAGAAGACGAAGATTTAAAAGGAAAAGGTCCATTAAAACGTTTTTACACCTTATTCAATCGTGGCTTTAATGCTACTGTTGATAGATATGGAAAATCTCTTCAGTTTTTATATAAAAGAAAATTTATTTCTGTTTTATTATTAATTATTGCTGTTGTTGGAATCTATTGGGCTGCAACAACAACACCAACAGGATTTGTACCTAATGAAGATAGAGGTATTATTTTCGCTAATATCGAATTACCTCCTGGAGCTTCACTAGATAGAACAGATGCAGTAGCAAGAAAACTTTACGATAAAGTAGAAAGTATTGAAGGAATTGTTGCCGTAAACTTTATTAAAGGTAGAAGTTTGATAAGTGGTGCTGGTAGTAACTTTGGTTTTGGTATTATAAAACTAGAAGATTGGGCAGATCGTACAGATCCTTCCCTTTCAGCACAAGCAATTACAGGAAAGTTATTTGGTATAGCAGCTACCATTCCAGATGCTAATATTATTTTCTTTTCACCGCCAAGTATTCGTGGTTTTGGTAACTCGTCTGGTTTTGAAATTAATTTATTAGATAAATTTGGAGGGGAGTTTACCGAATTAGATAAAGCAAATAAGGCTTTCTCTATGGCTTTAATGAGTCATCCAGAAATTAAATATGCAACCTCATCATTCAACACAAATTATCCACAATATGAGATGGAAGTGAATGTGCCTTTAGCAAAAGAAAAAGGGGTATCTGTAACCAGTATCTTCTCCACTTTACAAGGATATATTGGTGGGATTTATGCTTCGGATTTCTCCAAATTTGGAAAACAATTTAGAGTATATATTCAGGCATTACCAGAGGATAGAGCAGACGAAAATGCTTTAAATAGTATGTATGTACGAACAGATTCTGGCGAAATGACACCAATCACGCAGTTTGTAACCTTAAAGCGTGTGTATGGGCCACAATCGGTAACACGTTTCAACTTATTTAATTCCACAACCATAACAGGAGCAACAAATGACGGATTTAGTACAGGAGATGCCATTCGAGTGATTGAAGAAGAAGTAGCAAAACTACCAAGTAACTATTCCGTTGCATATTCAGGATTAACGCGTGAAGAAGTAAATGCAGGAAACCAAACAACGTTCATCTTTATATTAAGTATCCTATTTGTATATTTCTTATTAAGTGCACAGTACGAAAGTTACTTATTACCATTTGCAGTTGTATTTTCATTACCATTTGGTGTATTCGGAGCCTATATAAGTACGAAGTTCCTAGGCTTAGAAAATAATATTTATTTCCAAATTGCCTTGATAATGCTTATCGGATTGTTAGCTAAAAATGCCATACTTATTGTGGAGTTTGCTTTAGCTAGACGGAAAAATGGCGAGACCATTGTAGATGCAGCAATTCACGGTGCAAAATCTCGTTTGCGTCCAATTTTAATGACCTCATTTGCTTTCATTTTAGGATTAATGCCTTTAGCATTAGCAAAAGGTGTTGGGTCTGAAGGAAACAACTCTATTGGTTCTGGTGCCGCAGGAGGAATGCTTATTGGTACTATTTTAGGAGTCTTTGTAATTCCTATCTTATTTATATTATTCCAGTGGTTACAAGAAAAAGTTTCGGGTAAACCAACAGTACAAACTATTGAAGAATAA
- a CDS encoding efflux RND transporter periplasmic adaptor subunit, translated as MKHNKIVMFLALSIFLVIVSCGNAEQKPAAVTPPAPFPVTQVQSKTVTGFTDYPATIEGIVNSDVRAKTSGYIEKVYVDEGQKVRKGQVLFKLETQSLSQDAGAAKARVNVAQVEVDKLVPLVEKNIISAVQLETAKANLAQAKANLSGVSANIGYATIKSPIDGYVGSIHFREGALISPSDAKPLTTVSQIDQVYAFFSFNEAQYIDHLQRSKGQNKAERIKNAPDLTLILANGKEYSEKGRIQTSTGQINQNTGTIQIRAAFDNPNEILTNGNSGKIRFPIEYKDAIVVPQTATFEQQGNIMIFKLGEDNKVVSSIIKTKGKVDNLYVVESGVDTSDKIIISGIGKLRNGMAISPQETSFEEAIKPVATLFRN; from the coding sequence ATGAAACATAATAAAATAGTAATGTTCCTAGCACTAAGTATATTCTTAGTCATTGTTAGTTGTGGAAACGCAGAACAAAAACCAGCAGCAGTAACTCCTCCTGCTCCTTTTCCAGTTACACAAGTACAAAGTAAAACGGTAACTGGATTTACAGATTATCCAGCAACTATTGAAGGAATAGTAAACAGTGATGTAAGAGCTAAAACATCTGGATATATTGAAAAGGTTTATGTCGACGAAGGACAAAAAGTACGCAAAGGACAAGTGTTATTTAAATTAGAAACACAGTCTTTAAGTCAAGATGCTGGAGCAGCAAAAGCACGTGTTAATGTAGCACAAGTAGAAGTAGATAAGTTAGTTCCACTTGTGGAAAAAAACATTATTAGTGCAGTACAATTAGAAACAGCAAAAGCGAATCTAGCGCAAGCAAAGGCTAACTTAAGTGGTGTTTCTGCAAATATTGGTTATGCAACGATTAAAAGTCCGATAGATGGATATGTTGGTTCTATTCATTTTAGAGAAGGAGCTTTAATTAGCCCAAGTGATGCTAAACCATTAACAACAGTAAGTCAAATTGATCAAGTATATGCCTTTTTCAGTTTTAACGAAGCACAATATATAGACCACTTACAAAGATCTAAAGGTCAAAACAAAGCAGAGCGTATTAAAAATGCACCAGACTTAACTTTAATATTAGCTAATGGTAAAGAATATTCTGAAAAAGGAAGAATTCAAACCAGTACCGGACAAATAAATCAAAATACAGGTACGATTCAAATTAGAGCAGCTTTTGATAACCCGAATGAAATTTTAACGAATGGAAATAGTGGTAAAATAAGATTCCCTATAGAATATAAAGATGCTATTGTTGTACCGCAAACGGCCACTTTTGAGCAACAAGGAAATATTATGATTTTTAAGTTAGGAGAAGACAACAAAGTAGTTAGCTCTATTATAAAAACAAAAGGAAAAGTTGATAATTTATATGTTGTAGAATCTGGAGTAGATACAAGCGACAAAATTATTATATCTGGTATTGGAAAATTAAGAAACGGCATGGCAATCTCACCACAAGAGACCTCTTTTGAAGAAGCGATTAAACCGGTTGCAACTTTATTCAGAAATTAA
- a CDS encoding GbsR/MarR family transcriptional regulator has product MKDNICKEKMALVEKLGVHLEAREQLAPVAARILAYVILTGKRGATFEDMVSILCASKSTISTHINHLQDLNKIVYFTKTGDRKKYFVINKDTIIQHVDRMISHWQEEREIHFEIKQYKEQQNTKKIENDEEKFDLTFHNVYMKFIDEASSSVKELREKLIHNQFDI; this is encoded by the coding sequence ATGAAAGATAACATCTGCAAAGAAAAAATGGCTTTAGTTGAAAAACTAGGAGTGCATTTAGAAGCTAGAGAGCAATTAGCACCAGTTGCTGCACGTATTTTGGCTTACGTTATTCTTACGGGAAAAAGAGGTGCAACTTTTGAAGATATGGTAAGTATTCTTTGTGCAAGTAAAAGTACCATCTCTACACATATTAATCATTTACAAGATTTAAATAAAATTGTGTATTTCACAAAAACAGGAGATCGCAAAAAGTATTTTGTAATTAATAAAGATACTATTATTCAACATGTGGATAGAATGATAAGTCATTGGCAAGAAGAACGCGAAATACATTTCGAAATTAAACAGTATAAAGAGCAGCAAAACACTAAGAAAATTGAAAATGATGAAGAAAAATTCGATTTAACCTTTCATAATGTTTACATGAAATTTATAGATGAAGCATCTTCTTCCGTAAAAGAATTAAGAGAAAAATTAATACACAACCAATTCGATATTTAA
- the pheS gene encoding phenylalanine--tRNA ligase subunit alpha produces the protein MIDKIKELIAEAEVFKAQSIEEVETFRIKYLGKKGLLNDFFAEFKNVANDQKKEFGQTINKLKKTAEEKVNALKEELEGKEEDKGVYADLSRPGEPIEIGARHPISIVKNEIIDIFSRIGFNVSEGPEIEDDWHNFTALNLPEYHPARDMQDTFFIQTDPDILLRTHTSSVQVRYMENNKPPIRTISPGRVFRNEAISARSHCFFHQVEGLYIDKDVSFADLKQTLQYFTTEMFGKSKIRLRPSYFPFTEPSAEVDVYWGLETETDYKITKGTGWLEIMGCGMVDPNVLENCGIDSKVYSGFAFGMGIDRIAMLLNQISDIRLLSENDVRFLEQFKSAL, from the coding sequence ATGATAGACAAGATAAAAGAACTCATAGCAGAAGCCGAAGTATTTAAAGCACAATCTATAGAAGAAGTGGAAACATTTCGTATAAAATACTTAGGTAAAAAAGGATTGTTAAACGATTTTTTTGCTGAGTTTAAAAATGTAGCAAACGACCAGAAAAAAGAATTTGGTCAAACCATTAATAAGCTTAAAAAAACGGCCGAAGAGAAAGTTAACGCTTTAAAAGAAGAGTTAGAAGGTAAAGAAGAAGATAAAGGCGTTTATGCCGATTTATCTCGTCCGGGAGAACCAATAGAAATAGGAGCACGTCATCCAATATCTATTGTTAAAAATGAGATTATCGATATCTTTTCACGTATCGGTTTTAACGTAAGTGAAGGTCCAGAAATAGAAGATGACTGGCATAACTTTACCGCATTGAACTTGCCAGAATACCACCCGGCACGTGATATGCAAGATACCTTCTTCATACAAACAGACCCAGATATTTTATTACGTACACATACAAGTTCTGTACAAGTACGATATATGGAAAACAATAAACCACCAATTAGAACCATCTCTCCAGGAAGAGTATTTAGAAACGAAGCTATTTCAGCGCGTTCCCACTGTTTCTTCCACCAAGTAGAAGGTTTATATATTGATAAAGATGTAAGTTTTGCCGATTTAAAACAAACACTTCAGTATTTCACAACAGAAATGTTTGGGAAATCTAAAATACGTTTACGTCCTTCTTACTTTCCATTTACAGAACCAAGTGCAGAGGTAGATGTGTATTGGGGATTAGAAACCGAAACCGATTATAAAATCACCAAAGGAACAGGATGGTTAGAAATTATGGGTTGTGGTATGGTAGATCCAAACGTTTTAGAGAACTGTGGTATCGATTCTAAAGTATATTCCGGTTTTGCTTTCGGAATGGGAATAGATCGTATTGCTATGTTACTTAATCAAATTAGTGATATTCGTTTATTAAGTGAAAACGATGTACGTTTCTTAGAGCAATTTAAATCTGCTTTATAA
- a CDS encoding CvpA family protein encodes MSVLDIILGALLLFGLVRGFMKGLFVEVASLVALIAGVYGAIHFSGFAAEFLASKVNWEEKYTNIVAFAITFVVIILVISLAGKALTKLADFAALGIINKLLGGVFGALKIGLVLSIILGVFSRMNNTIPFVGEEDLKDSILYEPVKSLAPMIFPSIIKAEEKEEETPETEAV; translated from the coding sequence ATGAGCGTTTTAGATATTATTTTAGGAGCATTACTTCTTTTTGGATTGGTTAGAGGATTTATGAAAGGCCTTTTTGTAGAAGTTGCTTCCCTTGTAGCCTTGATTGCAGGAGTTTATGGCGCCATACATTTTAGTGGTTTTGCTGCAGAATTTTTAGCAAGCAAAGTAAATTGGGAAGAAAAATACACGAACATTGTAGCATTTGCTATCACTTTTGTCGTTATTATTTTAGTGATTTCACTAGCAGGAAAAGCATTAACGAAATTAGCTGATTTTGCTGCTTTAGGAATTATTAATAAATTATTAGGTGGTGTATTTGGTGCTTTAAAAATAGGATTGGTTTTAAGTATTATTCTAGGTGTTTTTAGCAGAATGAATAACACCATACCTTTTGTTGGTGAAGAAGATTTAAAGGATTCTATTTTATATGAACCTGTAAAATCGCTTGCTCCAATGATTTTCCCTAGTATTATTAAAGCGGAAGAAAAAGAAGAGGAAACCCCAGAAACGGAAGCCGTTTAA
- a CDS encoding DUF6686 family protein codes for MCSNIKTISKVTSGELSICTKCNVYHLEFNNIYFEFSEAQYKQFKKYLFAIESEYWENKYGEAKVKRKIPVPSLQSNLVLMFNRQEITELKSLFSNIKQVYNKYLNVDDIDYTLILN; via the coding sequence ATGTGTAGTAATATAAAAACAATATCTAAAGTGACTAGTGGCGAATTATCTATTTGTACAAAGTGTAATGTATATCATTTAGAATTTAATAATATCTATTTTGAATTTTCAGAAGCACAATACAAACAGTTTAAAAAATATTTGTTCGCTATAGAGTCTGAGTACTGGGAAAACAAATATGGAGAAGCAAAAGTAAAACGAAAAATCCCTGTACCCTCTTTGCAATCTAATCTTGTTTTAATGTTTAATAGGCAAGAAATTACAGAATTAAAATCGCTTTTCTCTAATATAAAACAGGTCTATAATAAGTATTTAAACGTAGACGATATCGATTACACACTAATTTTAAATTAG
- a CDS encoding PepSY domain-containing protein: MTISIWRYSHLTLAVSSFVFILLASITGIILAFQPISEKLEPYKVSNFETITVAETITNLKEKYPEVIDVQVDANHFVLASVIANDGESLNGYINPRTAAFIGDKIEVSKFFKWVTNFHRSLFLKGIGRFFVGLCSFLLLLIAVSGTVLILKRQGGLKKFFTKVVNENFSQYWHVVLGRLSLIPIIIITITGVYLSAEKFDLLPKSSVNHTIDFESLSETPKQGIQDFPIFKNTKLSEVKTIEFPFSEDVEDYFTLALKDKEVVVNQFTGETLSEIKTPLVMVFSNLSLNLHTGKGSILWSVILAIATANILFFIYSGFAMTLKRRKAKLKNKYKKDNSKYVILVGSENGNTLPFANQLQEQLIKAGESVYITELNNYDTFSKAEHIIVLTSTYGEGEAPTNANVFLERLKTVKQVQEISYSVVGFGSLAYPDFCKFAFDVDAAMKLPLQQGLPVFTINDKSVTSFEEWVTLWNKKRKLPISISKEKLAVKPRLNNTFTVVDKTKAEDHADSTFLITLKPNTKRFTSGDLLAIYPKNDYRERLYSIGKVNGKVQLSVKLHENGLGSGFLNNLNKGDVFKSRIVKNTAFHFPKKASKVILIANGTGIAPFLGMLDQNTKKIETHLYYGLRQNASFNLYRDVIKENYKSKKFTKLKLAFSREAPKNYVQDLLKLDALFVAETLKNNGVIMLCGSLAMQNDVFAVLDVITTENLSLPLSAFIEKNQIKTDCY, from the coding sequence ATGACCATTTCCATTTGGAGATACAGCCACTTAACACTAGCTGTATCTTCTTTTGTTTTTATTTTATTAGCATCCATAACTGGAATTATTTTGGCGTTCCAACCCATTTCAGAAAAGCTAGAACCGTATAAAGTTTCTAATTTTGAAACCATAACGGTTGCCGAAACGATTACCAATTTAAAGGAAAAATATCCTGAAGTTATCGATGTGCAAGTAGATGCAAACCATTTTGTTTTAGCATCTGTTATTGCTAATGATGGTGAAAGTTTAAATGGCTATATAAATCCGAGAACAGCAGCGTTTATTGGAGATAAAATAGAAGTGTCCAAATTTTTTAAATGGGTTACTAATTTTCATAGGTCGTTGTTTTTAAAAGGAATCGGACGCTTTTTTGTAGGGTTATGCTCCTTTTTATTATTATTAATTGCCGTTTCCGGAACGGTTTTAATACTAAAAAGACAAGGCGGTTTAAAGAAGTTTTTCACGAAAGTAGTAAACGAAAACTTCAGTCAGTATTGGCATGTCGTTTTAGGAAGACTATCGTTAATTCCAATAATTATCATCACCATTACCGGTGTTTATTTGTCGGCTGAAAAGTTCGATTTACTTCCTAAGAGTAGCGTTAATCATACCATAGATTTTGAATCTCTTTCGGAAACACCAAAACAAGGTATTCAAGATTTTCCTATTTTTAAAAACACAAAACTTTCCGAGGTAAAAACCATAGAATTCCCTTTTTCGGAAGACGTAGAAGACTATTTCACACTTGCTCTTAAAGACAAAGAAGTTGTTGTAAACCAATTTACAGGAGAAACTTTAAGCGAAATAAAAACACCTTTGGTTATGGTGTTTTCTAATTTAAGTCTGAATTTACACACTGGAAAAGGCAGTATTTTATGGTCTGTAATTTTAGCAATTGCAACCGCAAATATTTTGTTTTTTATCTATTCTGGTTTTGCCATGACGCTAAAACGCAGAAAGGCTAAACTAAAAAACAAGTACAAAAAAGACAATAGCAAATATGTGATTTTAGTAGGATCGGAAAACGGAAACACCTTGCCTTTTGCTAACCAATTACAAGAACAATTAATAAAAGCGGGCGAAAGCGTTTACATCACAGAGCTTAATAATTACGATACCTTTAGTAAAGCAGAACATATTATAGTTCTGACTTCTACCTATGGGGAAGGCGAAGCGCCAACCAATGCCAACGTATTTTTAGAACGATTAAAAACGGTAAAACAAGTACAAGAAATAAGCTATTCTGTAGTTGGTTTTGGATCTTTAGCATATCCCGACTTTTGTAAATTTGCTTTCGATGTAGATGCAGCGATGAAGCTTCCGTTACAACAAGGATTACCCGTTTTTACCATTAATGATAAATCGGTAACCTCTTTTGAAGAATGGGTAACCCTTTGGAACAAAAAGAGAAAGCTTCCTATATCTATTTCCAAAGAAAAACTAGCTGTAAAGCCAAGATTAAACAACACATTTACGGTGGTAGATAAAACCAAAGCAGAAGACCATGCCGACAGCACTTTTTTAATCACATTAAAACCGAATACCAAGAGATTTACCTCTGGAGATTTGTTGGCTATTTATCCTAAAAACGATTACAGAGAGCGTTTATATTCTATAGGAAAAGTCAACGGAAAAGTACAATTAAGTGTAAAGCTTCATGAAAACGGATTAGGCTCCGGGTTCTTAAATAACTTAAATAAAGGAGACGTTTTTAAATCGCGAATAGTAAAAAACACAGCCTTTCATTTTCCTAAAAAAGCTTCCAAAGTTATCTTAATTGCTAACGGAACAGGAATTGCTCCTTTTCTAGGAATGCTAGATCAAAATACCAAAAAGATAGAAACTCATTTGTATTACGGACTAAGGCAAAACGCTTCGTTTAACCTGTATCGCGACGTTATTAAAGAGAATTATAAGAGCAAAAAATTCACCAAATTAAAGTTAGCGTTTTCAAGAGAAGCACCTAAAAATTATGTGCAAGATCTTTTAAAACTGGACGCTTTGTTTGTAGCAGAAACATTAAAAAACAATGGTGTAATTATGCTTTGTGGTTCTCTAGCCATGCAAAACGATGTCTTCGCTGTTTTGGATGTCATTACCACAGAAAATTTAAGCCTACCGTTAAGTGCATTTATAGAAAAAAATCAGATAAAAACAGATTGTTACTAA
- a CDS encoding DUF2271 domain-containing protein yields the protein MKFKSILTICFLAITMLSFTTIKESTSYKCMIQMINYTGENAYVVISLINPEGEYEKTLYVQGDDDEWYHDISEWWKFYGKKRSSIDAITGETIAGGARTISVLEIEDSKIDAGYSIRFETAVEDQEYYTKDVEFLLTSESVKSKKEGTGFIRYVRLMPN from the coding sequence ATGAAATTTAAATCCATATTAACGATTTGTTTTTTAGCAATAACAATGCTATCCTTTACCACTATAAAAGAATCTACATCGTATAAATGCATGATTCAAATGATTAATTATACAGGTGAAAATGCCTACGTGGTTATTTCACTTATTAATCCGGAAGGAGAATATGAAAAAACCTTATACGTGCAAGGAGATGATGATGAGTGGTATCACGATATTTCAGAATGGTGGAAATTCTACGGAAAGAAGCGCTCTAGTATCGACGCTATTACAGGAGAAACCATTGCTGGAGGCGCAAGAACGATTAGCGTTTTAGAAATTGAAGATTCTAAAATTGATGCGGGTTACAGTATTCGTTTTGAAACGGCTGTAGAAGATCAAGAATATTACACCAAAGATGTGGAGTTTCTATTAACATCAGAAAGTGTGAAAAGTAAAAAAGAAGGTACAGGGTTTATTCGTTATGTGCGTTTAATGCCTAACTAA